A stretch of Podospora bellae-mahoneyi strain CBS 112042 chromosome 5, whole genome shotgun sequence DNA encodes these proteins:
- a CDS encoding hypothetical protein (EggNog:ENOG503P3S6; COG:S) produces MSPRSQYDPIATQYTSYTTVPDMRLETSLVRTALGPCQPTDTILDLGGGSGLHARTAVDLGAGRVDVVDISPEMLLAGRQIEESLGRTDRRIRYIHSDVTKPLPPHLAEQKYDVVMANWVLDHAESMDDLIGMWRNIASALKPGGRFVNVRVRCLRAEYLTRGKYGVVFSDFKEIITGGPGWRYNVSFRLDGVPVVFEATSMEATLGLDHSIPESMGMGGWGVVRLEEDEVVKEDREYWADHVREPSFVVVVGRKLGG; encoded by the coding sequence ATGTCCCCCCGATCCCAATACGACCCCATAGCAACCCAGTACACCTCGTACACCACCGTCCCCGACATGCGGCTCGAAACCTCCCTCGTCCGCACCGCCCTTGGCCCCTGCCAGCCCAccgacaccatcctcgacctcggaGGCGGCAGCGGCCTCCACGCCCGCACCGCCGTCGACCTCGGCGCCGGCCGCGTCGACGTCGTGGACATCTCCCCCGAAATGCTCCTCGCCGGCCGGCAAATCGAGGAGTCCCTCGGCCGGACCGACCGCCGCATCCGCTACATCCACTCCGACGTCACcaagcccctcccccctcacctcgCAGAACAGAAATACGACGTCGTCATGGCGAACTGGGTGCTGGATCACGCCGAGAGTATGGACGACCTGATCGGGATGTGGAGAAACATCGCGTCTGCGCTGAAGccgggagggaggtttgTGAACGTGAGGGTGAGGTGCTTGCGGGCCGAGTATTTGACTCGAGGAAAATACGGGGTGGTGTTTAGCGACTTTAAAGAGATCATCACCGGCGGGCCGGGGTGGAGGTATAATGTTAGTTTTCGGCTGGACGGGGTGCCGGTCGTGTTTGAGGCTACGTCTATGGAGGCgacgttggggttggatCACAGCATACCTGAAAgcatggggatgggggggtggggggttgtgcGGTtagaggaggatgaggtggtcAAGGAGGATAGGGAGTATTGGGCTGACCATGTCCGGGAGCCGTCgtttgtggttgtggtgggaaGGAAGCTGGGGGGGTAG
- the ENA2 gene encoding P-type ATPase (COG:P; EggNog:ENOG503NU1M), giving the protein MSQPADPEKASGGGHISGQSNKPLSRPAHALSHQQVAHELNADTLSGLTAAEAQSRIKEFGRNELGEGEGVQPLKIVIAQVANAMTMVLILAMAVSFGIGSHIEGAVVAFVILLNVVVGFFQEYSAEKTMDSLRSLSSPTASVIRGSEATVVPSGELVPGDLVEVKMGDTIPADIRLIEAKNFETDEALLTGESLPVRKRVDDVFDDNTGPGDRLNVAYSSSTVTKGRAKGIVFATGTFTEIGAIASALNKKDSRVRPVKRKPNGKAGPHRYLEAYTLTLGDAVGRFLGVNVGTPLQRKLSKLAMLLFGIAVVCAIIVLGANEMRTPKEVIIYAVATGLSMIPASLVVVLTITMAAGTKRMVARNVIVRNLKALEALGAVTDICSDKTGTLTQGKMVARGAWIPGMGTYTVELTSSQPFNPTQGDIRFVQKQPHEINFGSQSEKDDESTNPKGPITKIQQLLSDSKARLHEFLTIASLANLATVFEKDGDWHARGDPTEIAIQVFASRFNRNRLDVMNGDKPEWKEVAEFPFDSDVKRMSVIMEQTTTNEHWAFTKGAVERVIGVCTRYCDSDAADGESSEVEMTVEFRQQILRNMETFASQGLRVLALAGRKLPAGAQFTEDTPREQVEQDLTFRGLIGLYDPPRAESAPAVRECHEAGISVHMLTGDHPETAKAIAIEVGILPRRMERVSADMAACMVMTASEFDALSDEAVDKLPVLPLVIARCAPSTKVRMIDALHRRGKFCAMTGDGVNDSPSLKRADVGIAMGESGSDVAKDASDIVLTDDNFASIVAAMEEGRRIFDNIQKFVLHVLAENIAQAGTLLIGLAFKDRSGLSVFPLAPVEIVWIIMVTSGLPDMGLGFERAVPDIMRRPPQSLKTGIFTLEFCVDMVVYGLWIAALCLASFVLRVYAWGDGSLGDRCNEEYSEACETVFKARATTFACLTWFALFLAWELVDMRRSFFRMQPGSTKYFTQWFHDVWRNQFLFWAIVGGFVTLFPVVYIPVLNTKVFKHVGISWEWGIVFIAAGLFFAGVELWKFSKRVYFRRTAKKTTGKQWKDLDIEERVFGEYLSSGYESSESRLPDTGRD; this is encoded by the exons ATGTCGCAACCTGCGGACCCCGAAAAAGCTTCGGGTGGCGGGCACATCTCGGGCCAGTCCAACAAGCCATTGAGTCGCCCGGCCCATGCTCTGTCTCACCAACAGGTTGCCCACGAACTCAATGCCGATACCCTCTCCGGTTTgaccgccgccgaggccCAGAGCCGCATCAAGGAGTTTGGACGCAATGAGcttggtgagggcgagggcgttCAGCCTCTCAAGATTGTCATTGCTCAGGTTGCCAATGCCATGACCATG GTGCTTATCCTGGCCATGGCTGTCAGTTTTGGAATTGGCTCTCACATTGAGGGTGCTGTCGTTGCCTTTGTCATTTTGCtcaatgtcgtcgtcggtttCTTCCAGGAGTACTCTGCTGAGAAGACCATGGACTCCCTCCGTTCGCTGTCCTCGCCTACCGCCTCTGTTATCCGTGGCAGTGAGGCCACCGTTGTGCCTTCTGGCGAGCTCGTTCCCGGCGATTTGGTTGAAGTCAAGATGGGCGACACCATCCCCGCCGATATTCG TTTGATCGAAGCCAAGAACTTTGAGACCGACGAAGCCCTTCTCACTGGCGAATCCCTCCCCGTTCGCAAGCGTGTCGACGACGTTTTTGACGACAACACCGGCCCCGGCGATCGCCTCAATGTTGCCTACAGCAGTTCCACCGTCACTAAGGGCCGTGCCAAGGGCATTGTGTTCGCCACAGGCACCTTCACCGAGATTGGTGCCATTGCCTCCGCCCTGAACAAGAAGGACTCGCGTGTCCGCCCCGTCAAGCGCAAGCCGAATGGCAAGGCCGGTCCCCATCGTTATCTCGAAGCCTACACGCTGACTCTCGGTGATGCCGTTGGTCGCTTCCTCGGTGTCAACGTGGGTACTCCGCTGCAGCGAAAGCTCAGCAAGCTTGCCATGCTTCTGTTTGGCATTGCCGTCGTCTGCGCCATCATTGTGCTTGGTGCCAACGAGATGCGCACCCCGAAAGAGGTCATCATCTACGCTGTGGCCACTGGTCTTTCCATGATTCCCGCCTCGTTGGTTGTCGTCCttaccatcaccatggctgCTGGCACCAAGCGCATGGTTGCGCGCAACGTCATTGTTCGTAACCTCAAGGCTCTCGAGGCTTTGGGTGCCGTCACCGATATCTGCAGTGACAAGACTGGTACCCTCACTCAAGGCAAGATGGTAGCGCGTGGCGCTTGGATCCCCGGAATGGGCACCTACACTGTCGAGCTTACCTCCAGCCAGCCTTTTAACCCCACCCAGGGCGATATTCGCTTTGTTCAGAAGCAGCCCCACGAGATCAACTTCGGCTCGCAGTCTGAAAAGGATGACGAATCGACCAACCCCAAGGgacccatcaccaagatcCAGCAGCTCCTCTCCGACAGCAAGGCTCGCCTTCACGAATTCCTCACCATCGCCTCGCTGgccaacctcgccaccgTTTTTGAGAAGGATGGCGACTGGCACGCTCGCGGCGACCCTACCGAGATTGCCATCCAGGTGTTTGCCAGTCGCTTCAACAGAAACAGGCTCGACGTCATGAACGGTGACAAGCCCgagtggaaggaggtggCCGAGTTCCCCTTTGACAGCGATGTCAAGCGCATGAGTGTGATTATGGAACAGACCACCACGAACGAGCACTGGGCCTTCACCAAGGGTGCCGTCGAGAGAGTGATTGGTGTTTGCACCCGGTACTGCGACAGCGATGCGGCCGATGGCGAGAGCTCCGAGGTAGAAATGACCGTCGAGTTCCGCCAGCAGATCCTGCGCAACATGGAAACATTTGCCTCCCAGGGTCTGCGTGTGCTGGCTCTTGCCGGAAGGAAGCTGCCTGCCGGTGCCCAGTTCACCGAGGACACCCCCCGTGAACAGGTCGAGCAGGACCTCACTTTCCGTGGCTTGATTGGTCTCTATGATCCCCCTCGTGCGGAATCTGCCCCTGCTGTGCGCGAGTGCCACGAGGCCGGCATTTCCGTGCACATGCTTACTGGTGACCACCCAGAGACGGCCAAGGCGATCGCTATTGAAGTCGGTATCCTGCCCAGGAGAATGGAGCGGGTTAGCGCCGACATGGCCGCCTGCATGGTGATGACGGCCTCCGAGTTTGATGCTTTGAGCGACGAGGCGGTCGATAAGCTCCCCGTGCTGCCCCTGGTCATTGCTCGTTGCGCCCCCAGCACCAAGGTTCGCATGATTGATGCCTTGCACCGCCGCGGCAAGTTCTGCGCAATG actggtgatggtgtgaatgattctccctccctcaagcGCGCCGACGTTGGTATCGCCATGGGCGAGTCCGGTTCCGATGTTGCCAAGGATGCTTCCGACATTGTGCTCACTGATGACAACTTTGCCTCCATCGTCGCTGCCATGGAGGAGGGCCGCCGTATCTTTGACAATATCCAAAAGTTTGTGCTTCACGTGCTTGCTGAGAACATCGCCCAGGCCGGtaccctcctcatcggtcTCGCCTTCAAGGATCGCTCTGGCCTCTCCGTTTTCCCTCTCGCACCTGTCGAAATCGTCTGGATCATCATGGTCACCTCTGGTCTTCCCGACATGGGTCTTGGTTTTGAGCGCGCCGTTCCCGATATTATGCGCCGTCCTCCACAGAGCCTCAAGACGGGCATCTTCACCCTCGAGTTTTGCGTGGATATGGTTGTGTACGGTCTCTGGATTGCCGCTTTGTGCTTGGCTTCCTTCGTGCTCAGAGTGTACGCTTGGGGCGACGGCAGCTTGGGCGATCGTTGCAACGAGGAGTATTCCGAGGCCTGCGAAACTGTCTTCAAGGCTCGCGCCACCACCTTTGCCTGCCTCACCTGGTTCGCCCTGTTCCTGGCTTGGGAGTTGGTCGACATGCGCCGGTCCTTCTTCCGCATGCAGCCCGGCAGCACCAAGTACTTTACCCAGTGGTTCCACGACGTCTGGAGAAACCAGTTCCTCTTCTGGGCCATCGTCGGTGGCTTCGTCACGCTCTTCCCTGTCGTGTACATTCCCgtgctcaacaccaaggtCTTCAAGCACGTCGGAATTTCGTGGGAGTGGGGCATCGTCTTCATTGCGGCTGGTCTGTTCTTTGCTGGTGTCGAGCTGTGGAAGTTTAGCAAGCGCGTGTACTTCCGCCGCACGGCCAAGAAGACCACGGGTAAGCAGTGGAAGGATCTGGACATTGAGGAGAGAGTGTTTGGTGAATATTTGAGCAGCGGGTATGAGTCCTCGGAGAGCCGCCTTCCGGATACCGGACGGGATTGA